Proteins co-encoded in one Hyla sarda isolate aHylSar1 chromosome 4, aHylSar1.hap1, whole genome shotgun sequence genomic window:
- the LOC130367348 gene encoding uncharacterized PE-PGRS family protein PE_PGRS54-like, which produces MALRSVNQPSAAINYRRVYSQSWLTNPHFGGGHTGVSGSYSGASSAGSGGGFTSRSSGGSRVIFSGSSGRSGGYSSGTTGGSAGYGAGSSSGSRHIFSGSSAGSGSFNIGGPGRSVGYSSGGSRSFISGSSGGSYRSGSIGGSRIITSGSSGGSVGYSSAGSGGSGSFSSGSSGGSYIGGSNGGSSIITSGSHAGSVGYSSAGSGGSGSFSSGSSGGSYIGGSNGGSSIITSGSHAGSVGYSSAGSGGSGSFSSGGAGGSYTGGSIGESGIESSGGSSGYGGISSGVTRDIISGNSGEGEGYSIGGSERSGSFSSESSGGRYSSGGFGESGIGSSGESSGYGGVRSGESRDIISGNSGGSGSSISGSTGGSLGYSSVGSSRGSSRLSYSSGRTEESGSGSPGVSVGYGSESAGGSAGYGGGSSRENIAIISESSEGSDSSNSGSSGGSYSSGSTRGSGYGSSGGNLGYGGGGSGVSRDIISASSGGSGSSNSGSTEGSIGYSNGGSGGSRGLNSGSSEVIYSSGSIGRSSGGSYRGNAGYGDGNSRDNRIILIGSSLGNVSLISESTGGSVGYGSGGSEGSRSLGGGSTVESYNSRSTGESTSGTSGGSSGFGGDSSRESIAIISEGSERTERSSSGHTGESLGYSSGGSGGSYSIGNPGISGGGSSSGSAGFGGRSSETNRLIITGITGGSGNSSSESTRDGSGSSSSVSTGRSIGYSIGGFGGSENFNSGSTGGSYSSGSTEGSGRGSSGGSRVVTSGSSGGSGNTISERTGESIGNYNGGSGGGGSFGSGGSGGSFSSESSGVSEGYSRGGSAGSENFSSASNGESSRGSSRISVSGSFGGSGSYSSGSIGGNEVHSIGGSEGRGVGSLVGSTVINNESSGGSGSSSSVSSDRGYSSVNTGGIGSGSSGGSAGYGSGSSVVSTVSDSFGGSGSSSTGSTGVSGGYSSGGRSSSSGRSGGSRIIISEISRGSGSPSSGNFGGSYSSGSTDGRGTGSSGGSSGYGSGISGVSRVNGGSFGGSGSSSVGRSGGSYNSGSTWGSSSGGSGGNIGYGSGSSVVSTVNDSSGGSGSSSTGSTGVSGGYSSGGTGGSRSSGSGSLGGSRFIISESSRGSGSFSSGSTGGSYSSGSTDGRGSGSSRGSSGYGSYNSGSTGGSSSGGSGGNTVYGSGSSDVSTVISSGSSGGSGSSSIGSSGGSYSSGSTGGSSSGGFGGNTVYGSGSSGVGTVISSGSSGGRGSSSIGSSRGSYSSGSTGGSSSGGSGGNTGYGSGSSGVGTVISSGSSGGSRSSSIGSSGRRYSSGSTGGSRSGGSGGNTVYGSGSSGVGTVISSGSSGGSRSSSIGSSGGSYSSGSTGGSSSGGSGGNTVYGNGSSGVGTVISSGSSGGSGSSSTGSSGGSYSSGSTGGSSIGGFGGNTVYGSGSSGVGTVISSGSSGGSGSSSIGSSRGSYSSGSTGGSSSGGSGGNTGYGSGSSGVGTVISSGSSGGSRSSSIGSSGGSYSSGSIGGSSSGGSGGNTVYGSGSSGVGTVISSGSSGGRRSSSIGSSRGSYSSGSTGGSSSGGSGGNTVYGNGSSGVGTVISSGSSGGSRSSSIGSSGGSYSGGSTGESSSGGSGGNTVYGSGSSGSGTVISSGSSGGSGSSRIGSSGGSYSGSTGGSSSGGSGGNTVYGSGSSGSGTVISSGSSGGSGSSSIGSSRGSYSSGSTGGSRSGGSGGNTVYGSGSSGVGTVISSGSTGGSGSSSIGSSRGSYNSGSTGGGSSGGSVGNTVYGSGSSGVGTVISSGSSGGSGSSSTGSSGGSYSSGSTGGSSIGGFGGNIVYGSGSSGVGTVISSGSSGGSGSSSIGSSGGSYSRGSNGGSSSGGSGGNTGYGSGTAGVGTVISSGSSGGSGSSSIASSGGSYSSGSTGGSSSGGSGGNTVYGNESSGVGTVISSGSSGGSGSSSIGSSGGSYSGGSTGGGSSGGSVGNTVYGSGSSGVGTVISSGSSGGSGSSSIGSSRGSYSSGSTGGSSSGGSGGNTGYGSGSSGVGTVISSGSSGGSGSSSIGSSGGSYSSGSTGGSRSGGSGGNTAYGSGSSGVGTVISSGSSGGSGSSSIGSSGGSYSGGSTGGSSIGGFGGNTVYGSGSSGVGTVIGSGSSGGSGSFSIGSSGGSYSSGSTRGSSSGGSGGNTVYGSGSSGVGTVISSGSSGGNGSSSIGSSGGSYSSGSTGGSRSGGSGGNTAYGSGSSGVGTVISSGSSGGSGSSTIGSSGGSYSGGSTGGSSIGGFGGNTVYGSGSSGVGTVIGSGSSGGSGSFSIGSSGGSYSSGSTRGSSSGGSGGNTVYGGGSSGVGTVISSGSSGGNGSSSFGSSGGSYSSGSTGGSRSGGSGGNTVYDSGSSGVGTVISNGRSSSRRTGVSSGYSSGGTGGSRSSVTEALEEVEVPLVEVPEEVTIMEPLGEVVVEASQEVELLSVEVPEEVEITVLGAPE; this is translated from the exons atggctcttcgctctgtcaaTCAGCCGAGTGCCGCAATTAACTATAGGCGCGTCT ATTCACAGTCATGGTTGACTAATCCACACTTTGGGGGTGGACACACCGGAGTAAGCGGAAGTTACAGTGGTGCAAGCTCAGCAGGAAGTGGAGGAGGTTTCACAAGCAGAAGCTCTGGAGGAAGCCGAGTTATCTTTAGTGGAAGTTCAGGAAGAAGTGGAGGTTACAGTAGTGGAACCACTGGGGGAAGTGCAGGTTATGGCGCTGGAAGCTCTAGTGGAAGCAGACATATTTTTAGTGGAAGCTCTGCAGGAAGTGGAAGTTTCAATATTGGAGGCCCTGGAAGAAGTGTAGGTTACAGTAGTGGAGGCTCCAGAAGTTTCATTAGTGGAAGCTCTGGAGGAAGTTACCGTAGTGGAAGCATTGGGGGAAGCAGAATTATTACTAGTGGAAGCTCTGGAGGAAGTGTAGGTTACAGTAGTGCAGGCTCTGGAGGAAGTGGAAGTTTCAGTAGTGGAAGCTCTGGAGGAAGTTACATTGGTGGAAGCAATGGAGGAAGCAGCATTATTActagtggaagccatgcaggaaGTGTAGGTTACAGTAGTGCAGGCTCTGGAGGAAGTGGAAGTTTCAGTAGTGGAAGCTCTGGAGGAAGTTACATTGGTGGAAGCAATGGAGGAAGCAGCATTATTActagtggaagccatgcaggaaGTGTAGGTTACAGTAGTGCAGGCTCTGGAGGAAGTGGAAGTTTCAGTAGTGGAGGCGCTGGAGGAAGTTACACTGGTGGAAGCATTGGGGAAAGTGGAATTGAGAGCTCAGGAGGAAGTTCAGGTTATGGTGGTATAAGCTCTGGTGTAACCAGAGATATTATTAGTGGAAACTCTGGAGAAGGTGAAGGTTACAGTATTGGTGGCTCTGAAAGAAGTGGAAGTTTCAGTAGTGAAAGCTCTGGAGGACGTTACAGTAGTGGAGGCTTTGGGGAAAGTGGTATTGGGAGCTCAGGAGAAAGTTCAGGTTATGGTGGTGTAAGATCTGGTGAAAGCAGAGATATTATTAGTGGAAACTCTGGAGGAAGTGGAAGTTCCATTAGTGGAAGCACTGGTGGAAGCCTAGGTTACAGTAGTGTAGGAAGTAGTAGAGGAAGCTCTAGACTAAGTTACAGTAGTGGAAGAACTGAGGAAAGTGGCAGTGGAAGCCCTGGAGTAAGTGTGGGTTATGGTAGTGAAAGCGCTGGAGGAAGTGCGGGGTATGGTGGTGGAAGTTCTAGAGAAAACATAGCCATTATTAGTGAAAGCTCTGAAGGAAGTGACAGTTCCAATAGTGGAAGCAGTGGAGGAAGTTACAGTAGTGGTAGCACTAGGGGAAGCGGTTATGGAAGCTCTGGAGGAAATTTAGGTTATGGTGGTGGAGGCTCTGGTGTAAGCAGAGATATTATTAGTGCAAGCTCTGGAGGAAGTGGAAGTTCCAATAGTGGAAGCACTGAAGGTAGCATAGGTTACAGTAATGGAGgctctggaggaagcagaggtttAAATAGTGGAAGCTCTGAAGTAATTTACAGTAGTGGAAGCATTGGGAGAAGTAGTGGTGgaagctacagaggaaatgcaggCTATGGTGATGGAAATTCTAGAGACAACAGAATTATTCTTATTGGTAGCTCCTTAGGAAATGTAAGTCTTATAAGTGAAAGCACTGGAGGAAGTGTAGGTTACGGTAGTGGCGGCTCTGAAGGAAGCAGAAGTTTGGGCGGTGGAAGCACTGTAGAAAGTTACAACAGCAGAAGCACTGGAGAAAGCACTAGTGGAACCTCAGGAGGAAGTTCAGGTTTTGGTGGTGATAGCTCCAGAGAAAGCATAGCTATTATTAGTGAAGGCTCTGAAAGAACTGAACGTTCTAGTAGTGGACACACTGGAGAAAGTTTAGGATACAGTAGTGGAGGCTCTGGAGGAAGTTACAGTATTGGAAACCCTGGGATAAGTGGTGGTGGAAGCTCTAGCGGAAGTGCAGGTTTTGGTGGCAGAAGCTCAGAAACAAACAGACTTATCATTACTGGAATCACTGGAGGAAGTGGAAATTCTAGTAGTGAAAGCACTAGAGATGGCAGTGGAAGTTCCAGTAGTGTAAGCACTGGAAGAAGCATAGGTTACAGTATTGGTGGCTTTGGAGGAAGTGAAAATTTCAATAGTGGAAGCACTGGAGGAAGTTACAGTAGTGGAAGTACTGAGGGAAGCGGTAGGGGGAGTTCTGGAGGAAGCAGAGTTGTTACTAGTGGAAGCTCTGGTGGAAGTGGAAACACCATTAGTGAGAGGACTGGAGAAAGCATAGGTAACTATAATGGAGGCTCTGGAGGAGGCGGGAGTTTTGGTAGTGGAGGCTCTGGAGGAAGTTTTAGTAGTGAAAGCAGCGGAGTCAGTGAAGGCTACAGTAGAGGAGGCTCTGCAGGAAGCGAGAATTTCAGTAGTGCAAGCAATGGAGAAAGCAGTAGAGGAAGCTCTAGAATTTCCGTTAGTGGAAGTTTTGGAGGAAGTGGAAGTTACAGTAGTGGGAGCATTGGAGGAAATGAAGTTCACAGTATTGGAGGCTCTGAAGGAAGAGGTGTTGGAAGCTTAGTAGGAAGCACAGTTATTAATAATGAAAGCTCTGGAGGAAGTGGAAGTTCCAGTAGTGTAAGCTCTGATAGAGGTTACAGTAGTGTAAACACTGGGGGAATAGGTAGTGGTAGCTCTGGAGGAAGTGCAGGTTATGGTAGTGGAAGCTCTGTTGTAAGCACAGTTAGTGATAGCTTTGGAGGAAGTGGAAGTTCaagtactggaagtactggaGTAAGTGGTGGTTACAGTAGTGGAGGCAGAAGTTCTAGTAGTGGAAGATCAGGGGGAAGCAGAATTATTATTAGTGAAATCTCTAGAGGAAGTGGAAGTCCCAGTAGTGGAAACTTTGGAGGTAGTTATAGTAGTGGAAGCACTGACGGAAGAGGCACTGGAAGTTCAGGAGGAAGTTCAGGTTATGGTAGTGGAATCTCTGGTGTAAGCAGAGTTAATGGTGGAAGCTTTGGAGGAAGTGGAAGTTCCAGTGTTGGACGTTCTGGAGGAAGTTATAACAGTGGTAGCACTTGGGGAAGCAGTAGTGGAGGCTCTGGAGGAAATATAGGTTATGGTAGTGGAAGCTCTGTTGTAAGCACAGTTAATGATAGCTCCGGAGGAAGTGGAAGTTCaagtactggaagtactggaGTAAGTGGTGGTTACAGTAGTGGAGGTACTGGAGGAAGCAGAAGTTCTGGTAGTGGAAGCTTAGGAGGAAGCAGATTTATTATTAGTGAAAGCTCTAGAGGAAGTGGAAGTTTCAGTAGTGGAAGCACTGGAGGTAGTTATAGTAGTGGAAGCACTGATGGAAGAGGTTCTGGAAGTTCTAGAGGAAGTTCAGGTTATGGTAGTTACAATAGTGGTAGCACTGGGGGGAGCAGTAGTGGAGGCTCTGGAGGAAATACAGTTTATGGTAGTGGAAGCTCTGATGTAAGCACAGTTATCAGTAGTGGAAGCTCTGGAGGAAGTGGAAGTTCCAGTATTGGAAGTTCTGGAGGAAGTTATAGTAGTGGTAGCACTGGGGGGAGTAGTAGTGGAGGCTTTGGAGGAAATACAGTTTATGGTAGTGGAAGCTCTGGTGTAGGCACAGTTATCAGTAGTGGAAGCTCTGGAGGAAGGGGAAGTTCCAGTATTGGAAGTTCTAGAGGAAGTTATAGTAGTGGTAGCACTGGAGGGAGCAGTAGTGGAGGCTCTGGAGGAAATACAGGTTATGGTAGTGGAAGCTCTGGTGTAGGCACAGTTATCAGTAGTGGAAGCTCTGGAGGAAGTAGAAGTTCCAGTATTGGAAGTTCAGGAAGAAGATATAGTAGTGGTAGCACTGGGGGGAGCCGTAGTGGAGGCTCTGGAGGAAATACAGTTTATGGTAGTGGAAGCTCTGGTGTAGGCACAGTTATCAGTAGTGGAAGCTCTGGTGGAAGTAGAAGTTCCAGTATTGGAAGTTCTGGAGGAAGTTATAGTAGTGGTAGCACTGGAGGGAGCAGTAGTGGAGGCTCTGGAGGAAATACAGTTTATGGTAATGGTAGCTCTGGTGTAGGCACAGTTATTAGTAGTGGAAGTTCTGGAGGAAGTGGAAGTTCCAGTACTGGAAGTTCTGGAGGAAGTTATAGTAGTGGTAGCACTGGAGGGAGCAGTATTGGAGGCTTTGGAGGAAATACAGTTTATGGTAGTGGAAGCTCTGGTGTAGGCACAGTTATCAGTAGTGGAAGCTCTGGAGGAAGTGGAAGTTCCAGTATTGGAAGTTCTAGAGGAAGTTATAGTAGTGGTAGCACTGGAGGGAGCAGTAGTGGAGGCTCTGGAGGAAATACAGGTTATGGTAGTGGAAGCTCTGGTGTAGGCACAGTTATCAGTAGTGGAAGCTCTGGAGGAAGTAGAAGTTCCAGTATTGGAAGTTCAGGAGGAAGTTATAGTAGTGGTAGCATTGGGGGGAGCAGTAGTGGAGGCTCTGGAGGAAATACAGTTTATGGCAGTGGAAGCTCTGGTGTAGGCACAGTTATCAGTAGTGGAAGCtctggaggaagaagaagttccaGTATTGGAAGTTCTAGAGGAAGTTATAGTAGTGGTAGCACTGGAGGGAGCAGTAGTGGAGGCTCTGGAGGAAATACAGTTTATGGTAACGGAAGCTCTGGTGTAGGCACAGTTATCAGTAGTGGAAGCTCTGGAGGAAGTAGAAGTTCCAGTATTGGAAGTTCTGGAGGAAGTTATAGTGGTGGTAGCACTGGGGAGAGCAGTAGTGGAGGGTCTGGAGGAAATACAGTTTATGGTAGTGGAAGCTCTGGTTCAGGCACAGTTATCAGTAGTGGAAGCTCTGGAGGAAGTGGAAGTTCCAGGATTGGAAGTTCTGGAGGAAGTTATAGTGGTAGCACTGGGGGGAGCAGTAGTGGAGGCTCTGGAGGAAATACAGTTTATGGTAGTGGAAGCTCTGGTTCAGGCACAGTTATCAGTAGTGGAAGCTCTGGAGGAAGTGGAAGTTCCAGTATTGGAAGTTCTAGAGGAAGTTATAGTAGTGGTAGCACTGGGGGGAGCCGTAGTGGAGGCTCTGGAGGAAATACAGTTTATGGTAGTGGAAGCTCTGGTGTAGGCACAGTTATCAGTAGTGGAAGCACTGGTGGAAGTGGAAGTTCCAGTATTGGAAGTTCTAGAGGAAGTTATAATAGTGGTAGCACTGGAGGGGGCAGTAGTGGAGGCTCTGTAGGAAATACAGTTTATGGTAGTGGAAGCTCTGGTGTAGGCACAGTTATCAGTAGTGGAAGCTCTGGAGGAAGTGGAAGTTCCAGTACTGGAAGTTCAGGAGGAAGTTATAGTAGTGGTAGCACTGGGGGGAGCAGTATTGGAGGCTTTGGAGGAAATATAGTTTATGGTAGTGGAAGCTCTGGTGTAGGCACAGTTATCAGTAGTGGAAGCTCTGGAGGAAGTGGAAGTTCCAGTATTGGAAGTTCTGGAGGAAGTTATAGTCGTGGTAGCAATGGGGGGAGCAGTAGTGGAGGCTCTGGAGGAAATACAGGTTATGGTAGTGGAACCGCTGGTGTAGGCACAGTTATCAGTAGTGGAAGCTCTGGAGGAAGTGGAAGTTCCAGTATTGCAAGTTCTGGAGGAAGTTATAGTAGTGGTAGCACTGGAGGGAGCAGTAGTGGAGGCTCTGGAGGAAATACAGTTTATGGTAATGAAAGCTCTGGTGTAGGCACAGTTATCAGTAGTGGAAGCTCTGGAGGAAGTGGAAGTTCCAGTATTGGAAGTTCTGGAGGAAGTTATAGTGGTGGTAGCACTGGAGGGGGCAGTAGTGGAGGCTCTGTAGGAAATACAGTTTATGGTAGTGGAAGCTCTGGTGTAGGCACAGTTATCAGTAGTGGAAGCTCTGGAGGAAGTGGAAGTTCCAGTATTGGAAGTTCTAGAGGAAGTTATAGTAGTGGTAGCACTGGGGGGAGCAGTAGTGGAGGCTCTGGAGGAAATACAGGTTATGGTAGTGGAAGCTCTGGTGTAGGCACAGTTATCAGTAGTGGAAGCTCTGGAGGAAGTGGAAGTTCCAGTATTGGAAGTTCAGGAGGAAGTTATAGTAGTGGTAGCACTGGGGGGAGCCGTAGTGGAGGCTCTGGAGGAAATACAGCTTATGGTAGTGGAAGCTCTGGTGTAGGCACAGTTATCAGTAGTGGAAGTTCTGGAGGAAGTGGAAGTTCCAGTATTGGAAGTTCTGGAGGAAGTTATAGTGGTGGTAGCACTGGGGGGAGCAGTATTGGAGGCTTTGGAGGAAATACAGTTTATGGTAGTGGAAGCTCTGGTGTAGGCACAGTTATCGGCAGTGGAAGCTCTGGAGGAAGTGGAAGTTTCAGTATTGGAAGTTCAGGAGGAAGTTATAGTAGTGGTAGCACTAGAGGGAGCAGTAGTGGAGGCTCTGGAGGTAATACAGTTTATGGTAGTGGAAGCTCTGGTGTAGGCACAGTTATCAGCAGTGGAAGCTCTGGAGGAAATGGAAGTTCCAGTATTGGAAGTTCAGGAGGAAGTTATAGTAGTGGTAGCACTGGGGGGAGCCGTAGTGGAGGCTCTGGAGGAAATACAGCTTATGGTAGTGGAAGCTCTGGTGTAGGCACAGTTATCAGTAGTGGAAGTTCTGGAGGAAGTGGAAGTTCCACTATTGGAAGTTCTGGAGGAAGTTATAGTGGTGGTAGCACTGGGGGGAGCAGTATTGGAGGCTTTGGAGGAAATACAGTTTATGGTAGTGGAAGCTCTGGTGTAGGCACAGTTATCGGCAGTGGAAGCTCTGGAGGAAGTGGAAGTTTCAGTATTGGAAGTTCAGGAGGAAGTTATAGTAGTGGTAGCACTAGAGGGAGCAGTAGTGGAGGCTCTGGAGGTAATACAGTTTATGGTGGTGGAAGCTCTGGTGTAGGCACAGTTATCAGCAGTGGAAGCTCTGGAGGAAATGGAAGTTCCAGTTTTGGAAGTTCTGGAGGAAGTTATAGTAGTGGTAGCACTGGGGGGAGCAGAAGTGGAGGCTCTGGAGGTAATACAGTTTATGATAGTGGAAGCTCTGGTGTAGGCACAGTTATCAGTAATGGAAGATCAAGTAGTAGAAGAACTGGAGTAAGCAGCGGTTACAGTAGTGGAGGCACTGGAGGAAGCCGTAGTTCTG TAACGGAAGCTCTGGAGGAAGTGGAAGTTCCATTAGTGGAAGTTCCGGAGGAAGTCACAATAATGGAACCACTGGGGGAAGTCGTAGTGGAAGCTTCACAAGAAGTAGAATTATTATCAGTGGAAGTTCCAGAGGAAGTGGAAATTACAGTGCTGGGAGCACCGGAGTAA